In Lathyrus oleraceus cultivar Zhongwan6 chromosome 2, CAAS_Psat_ZW6_1.0, whole genome shotgun sequence, the DNA window ATGACATAACATTCACATTTTTGTTTCCAGGGAATCTAAGAATCATAAGTTGTAGGAATTCATGAAGCATGGAATCAAACAAGAGAAACACTTATTCTTTCAAGTTCAAAGAGCCTGATCTGAGCAGCCTACATGACTTAGTTTCTCAAACGCATCCGGTATACAGATTCAACTTTGGGAATAACTATGGAAACTTGCTTGAACTTTTGAATCAAAAGGTAGACCATATAACACAGGTGACTTTGgcacagttctatgatccacccttgaggtgtttcacattccagGATTTCCAGTTGGCACCAATGTTGGAAGAGTTCGAGCGCCTCGTTAGAACTTCCATGAAGAATAATTCATTGTTTATGGGGATGGATGAATCCCTGAAACATGAAGTTATTGCTAAAGCCCTTCACACGGATAAGAAACAAGTTACTTCCAATCTAGGGGTCAAAGGAAATACCAAAGGCTTCTCACTCAAGGTCCTCCTGGAAAGACCTTATACACTATTGAATGTAGAAAGTTGGGAAGCTTGCTACACTACCACTACCTTGAATATCTATGGAATCATCTTATTCCTAAATATGGATGGTTTCATAGACATGACTGCCATTAGTATTTTCCTCACAGAAAATCATGTACCAGCCCTTTTGGTAGATGCTTATTATTACCTAAGTTATAGACATGTGAAGAAGAAGAGAATGATTGCTTGTCGTGCCCCTCTTTTATCCCGGTGGTTCTTGGAACATATTCCAAAGACAAGAGCTTTTGTAGAGCAGAAAGATGATAGTTGACCTCAAAGGTTGGGATCACTCCGATCTAATGACCTTTGTTGGTATTCTAGAGAGTATGCTGGTATGGAGATCATATTCAGCTGTGGGGACTTTCCCAACCTACCACTCATTGGAACTCAAGGATGTATAAACTTTAATCCAGTTTTATCAGTAAGACAACTTGGGTACCCAATGGAAGGTCCTCAAGATGTGAACTCTTTGGAAGCTTTTTTACTACTTGACTACTTGGGTATTCAAAAGGATTAAGGAAGCTTGGAAAAAGGTCAACCGAAAAGGAAAAGCTGATTGAGGAAGAGTGAATGAGATCCCCAACGAGCCTTACTTCCAATGGGTGAAGGAAAGTGTGGAGGTAATCAATATGCCTTTCATCATCAGGATACCTGTGCATCTTCCTAAGCCAAAGCTCACTCATATACCTATTGAGGAAGCTAAAGAACTCAGAGCTACCATAGTAAGATTAGGAAAGGAAAATGAAGAGTTGCAGCTAAATCTCCAACAAGTCACTGATGAGAAAAACAAGATAAAATGGGAACTCAAGCGGAAGAATGCGCAACTTCAGGAAAATAAGGAAAAGTTTAACAAAGAAAAGCATAAGAGGAAAAAAGTTAAAGTGGGTATAGAGAAAGCTCATCTTTGTTTGGATACCAAGGATCAATTGAAGCAAGCCCAAAATAAGTGTCAAAAGAATGAGCATTGGTGGTATCTTGCTACTAATGAGAACAAGACAATAAGAGACACACTTGGAGCTCAGATAAAAGAGCACAATGTTTTCCCCTTTGTGcctattttaaatttaaacttttgttaaaagaattccactcattttgaaattgatacacgaattacgaggttttgatccctcatttttatgttggtacgtaggcacaagtccgaaggtcttgtcaaacacaaaaatataattaatgaattattttctcatccccacactctatttagtgcaaacatcattttataccaaaacacatacacacataaaaaatggctccctaggagtacctaggacactttgggtgctaataccttccctctgtgtaaccaacccccttacctgtaatctctgacattttattagttttgatttgaaaacttcttatctttgggttttgttcgtacttttcccctttcctttggaaataagaaaagcgcgatggtgactctggttttattgatgttaagtttatccatagcttaatggttatgaatttaccgctacagaagttaagtggagactctgctggggagtagtcctcaatgggtttagcctacctttttatgtgtatataattgtatatttgatgtttgtatatttatttgtatgatataatctgcttgttatgcttgatgatctctgagtggtgagataagttctaacccaaacttgagtgcacttaagatatgaggatggtatagtcattttcgacttgtgtggaatagtccttaacaagttagcttgagacccatctactcagtggagacccttttggagttattgacgtcaaacaagttatttgtggttaggcattactttctctgatttggggtccgagaagatgaggaccgtagaacatttaacccaacttggcctatttaggactTAGTGCAGggactgttcaagtgtagacttgataagagttgttacgcgatactacactcatacgagtttctcttgagcatattatgggttgatgagtcagccatcctaacctataatatctgatagatggaattaagaccttagtacactcctttaggatggttctcAACTTgattccatgctcgtgactcataacaaacccttgattcttgatttatccaatcaagtcttgtcaatatcaatggaacttgggtgttgataaggtgaaaaccatattccaccaaaatggatgattgatcttgacaatgaattaattcatcccttgacctttatttgttttccttgtgtgtgatcccttatttgtgattgttgcattcatgcattcatgcgcatcataacattcatcacatgaaaaataacttcaaggaatTCAGGTTTTacttgcaaatattttcagaccatggattgtggacgaaggaacactaagaagtacagttttagattTCCCAATTTtaaagagctaaggaagctataatcttttgtattagatcccttggacctcaaacaacgtcatgggaagcttctatatGTGTTGTctattgatgtggttgaaggactcttgagtgtgttagttcatttttatgaccctctctaccgttgcttcatttttcccgattatcagctcatgcctgtaagaccccaattttgaccctaagatccctcatgcaatttcatcataagcattagcattgggatcatgcattggcatcctccttacccctttttcattgggtttgttttgggaagagatcaccaagccctctgtgattgtatcatacttgtatattatcattttactaaaccaaattcaaaaatatgtctttgcatttgcctaactcttttgttggtagggcatgatcatcattgactcatcaagttcatatctaggatttgagagcctcatgacaaagagcacaacccTGAATTGATCCAAGgatggttatgagcatcatatatgagttccattgattcctacatgttatattgatcaagttttcttaAAGACTTTCATGTTGTgatctagagctagtttttcttggaaaatcattttctatgttgaaacattataggtcattttgtctaaaccctaatttgaaagtcaacttcccaaggccataacttgcccaatttttatgatatgaaatatttcgaagttgcacaatcaaattcaaggtgtctacttcaactttgatgtttggagtgagagctaattcaacttttttgagcatgtgatatgaggttacattataggtcactttttacctataccattgaacaagtgatttttccaaacttgaaaaatgcataactctatcatttaaaatccaaatgacattaaattggttaccattttgaatgtctttgaaagatataaaactttgatgaagacacttttctcatttgaaactcacataaaaagttaagcaaggtggaatattgagatatatggcttgacacttagaaaaatttccaacatgttgaaatttccaaacctccacctcaaaattcttcatgtTCTAAGCTCCcaatgaaaaagtgttgaacatgaaagttgttcctcttgatataacctttccaaaaagtctaatttcatccattttggacaagatttgctagggctgcacatggCTGGAACgttgcatcatcatttggcaaagatcaaacttcaagcttccatatACATTTACCTTGCATcccaagttgatttcagacttactcacactcaattatggatcaagtggaatgatttcatgggcctgtacacacccatgcacatatgcatcactcattgccaatcATGGAAAGgcatttggaaggtgcaaatatcacatgatctagctataaatagagttccatatgctcagaattgaggaccccttcgcgccaactttgatcccaaacacctaacccttccatttgagaggataatcctgagaatttcctttgtaaattgagttgaattctcactattttgagattcaaaactccaaggatccaagaccttttgtgcattctaagctacttctgcaagcatcctgaacaagatcaagcacgagccaaggaagaacagttgaatccagacctgcattgaaggtattttctagaaaatttcatcttctcaattctctctcaattccactcaattctctcggatctttggttgtctgaagtcttaccaatgtaggcaagaagattgagttgcttaaaggtcaaatcgaagcaactcagttgacacacctcaaaattcaactcctcatatctttctatatatgtggagttagttaaaattgaggtcagattcgtgctctacgctattttttctttaagatcatgtcctcttttttcattttcttgatggtgatgagtgaaccatTCCGGCtagggtcaccggagaagatgaccgacctttggacGCTGGCGATGCGCTGGAtgtgttcagagccattgatctggtccaaattgttttaatctcgtgcgttgcttttaaataccaagcctaCGCCGCGTTGACTGcagtccaccatggaacgcgcactctggccacttgatatgccacctcaattaatgagggagattaagtggtccacgttttttttatttttgattttaatttttattcctttgattttcattaattcatattaattttaatatcgatccaaaaaatatgagagtttcataaaaaaaattcaaataatttcctctttcatattctgaattaaaattattttttggatccttattaatatttttcatgatttatttgattttgaatttttttaattgtttaaaaatacttttaagtctctaaaaattctgaaattttttctccaatgtcctttgaccttgtttgacctatgataaatctcatggacatttatttggtgttttgatgaggttttaggaatttgacaaaccatatttaatttatatgccttattttagtatttttaatttgaataaatgccaaaaaaaattgttgaccaattgtaatgacttgtttgtgtttgactcttgtcgttgggccttggtcaaggttgatttgattttgccaaattaatatcattggatttaggggattgatggaatgtacattacatctcccaaaatgaatggatgatattaatttgataaaagtcctcctttgatcaatttgagttttgatccattcccctccctcttcatctgattccccttctttatgcatttaactcatttggcctatgatacctcaaagtcctaaagctagttgattgaaaaattaacatgagtatggatgatattaggccaccgcttttgcatattctttttgtgtgtgatatgtttcatgagcatagcccattatactatgtctctaacatgcataaacactaaaattctattgcccgacctcaaatagttgtgacttctacataagtccaattacgattccttaacatagcgctaaatttgtgacacaaaaggcatatcattctagttagtgagattgtaagtctcccctctttcgTGGTATTCTGTGGAAACTTGGgcttttttccttcctttggaagatgtcttggctcaaggatccatgcttgtgataagtgggttgagtgttctccaaagaatgtctaaaatgaaaagcaaaagcaaaagaatactaacttctaactcattaacaactaacttttaatttcaagtcatttactttaatgtcatttaattctagcctttattcatttgccattgttcatatcattctaattgtttatgttaatgcaattttcactttgtcaacttggaccatattgtgtgatatatcttgtttgtatatactttgcttgtttgtgtggtctttgaccattaatgtacataataacaacaaaaatctTAAAAAACTTTTGcatggactgttggcttgatcttggacaaatggacttagaacttagacaacattcctatgctaaaggacttggccaatgccaacttattgagaaaccaagtgcttgcaatttgaacttcatatgatacatcattcaagatccttctgagttcatctgcaacatgatcattgtgaagctgttattttgaacctgtgacttgtggaattcatatgttacatgggctattttgaagaagatcatggagtggctaaaacttggatgtggctatctttatttgatgcctttgctcttcaagataatataattatgcatttgtgtgttgcttgattctaaatgtcccAGGGAAATCTGGGTTTCTAATGACATTCTTGTCcattggattgctacccatttggtcaaatcttttcaactcttaaatattaattttgtgcataggattagtctcttcatattctccccatttctttaatttcaaaatctctccctccctttttcaaaatcttctttgattgaacttatttttttctaaactttgaccactttgcaaaaggtagaaactttggccttatgccattgcatttttaaaattcttttcttaaatcaaacttgtaactaacttaaactttcaaaaatccaaaaagaactaactcattcaaaccatttttaggcctttgtgcctttcaaacttaatttttcttaaaagcaatgcatccactttaaaatttgtatcacgaactacgaggttttgatccctcatttttatgttggtacgtaggcacaagtttgaagggcttgtcaaacacaaaaatataatttatgaattcttctctcatcgccccattctatttgtttgtaaacattattttatacaaaatatatatgcacacaaaaagtgctccctaggagtatctaggacactttgggtgctaacacctt includes these proteins:
- the LOC127122353 gene encoding uncharacterized protein LOC127122353; its protein translation is MESNKRNTYSFKFKEPDLSSLHDLVSQTHPVYRFNFGNNYGNLLELLNQKVDHITQVTLAQFYDPPLRCFTFQDFQLAPMLEEFERLVRTSMKNNSLFMGMDESLKHEVIAKALHTDKKQVTSNLGVKGNTKGFSLKVLLERPYTLLNVESWEACYTTTTLNIYGIILFLNMDGFIDMTAISIFLTENHVPALLVDAYYYLSYRHVKKKRMIACRAPLLSRWFLEHIPKTRAFVEQKDDS